One Keratinibaculum paraultunense genomic window carries:
- the fliS gene encoding flagellar export chaperone FliS, translating to MTYNALNQYKQNAVFTATPEELTLMLYDGGIKFMNIAKYNIENKDLQRAHEALIRAQDIIVELNSSLNMEYELSTNFRKLYEFILDRLIDANIQKEIKPIDEALEILMEMRDTWKEAMQQVKKKIYQNR from the coding sequence ATGACATATAATGCCCTTAATCAATATAAACAAAATGCAGTATTTACTGCTACTCCTGAAGAATTAACCCTTATGCTATATGATGGGGGTATTAAATTTATGAATATTGCAAAGTATAATATAGAAAATAAGGATTTACAAAGGGCTCATGAAGCTTTAATTAGAGCACAGGATATAATAGTAGAGCTAAATTCATCTCTCAATATGGAATATGAATTATCCACTAATTTTAGAAAACTTTATGAATTCATACTAGATAGACTTATTGATGCTAATATTCAAAAAGAAATAAAACCTATAGATGAAGCATTAGAAATACTTATGGAGATGAGAGATACCTGGAAAGAAGCTATGCAGCAAGTGAAAAAGAAAATCTATCAAAATAGGTAG
- a CDS encoding flagellar protein FlgN, with the protein MTKEKIDELVTISREKYKLLEDMCKYTIAQKEYIEKEDMDSLNELLDKKDTLIKKIDQLDISFLIIFSQVKKEEAVENIEQLDIKKYPNLKELKDVVVEISSILMTLSLLDKENSENIKQKLKATKMELKRVREGQRAYKGYNKTEAGSMMIDEKK; encoded by the coding sequence ATGACTAAAGAAAAGATAGATGAATTAGTAACTATAAGTAGAGAAAAATATAAGCTATTAGAGGATATGTGTAAGTATACAATAGCTCAAAAGGAATATATAGAAAAAGAAGATATGGATAGTTTAAATGAACTTTTGGATAAAAAAGATACTTTAATAAAAAAAATAGATCAATTAGATATATCTTTTTTAATAATATTTTCTCAGGTTAAAAAAGAAGAAGCTGTTGAAAATATAGAACAATTAGATATTAAAAAGTATCCAAATTTAAAAGAATTAAAAGATGTAGTAGTAGAAATATCTTCAATTTTAATGACTTTATCTCTGCTAGATAAAGAAAATAGTGAAAATATTAAGCAAAAACTTAAAGCTACTAAGATGGAATTGAAAAGAGTAAGGGAAGGGCAAAGAGCATATAAAGGGTATAATAAAACTGAAGCTGGAAGTATGATGATAGATGAAAAAAAATAG
- the hpf gene encoding ribosome hibernation-promoting factor, HPF/YfiA family — protein sequence MKLTFVGKNIEVTEALKDVTEKKLGKLEKYFQGDVEGNVVYSVERNRKIIEITINLPGTILRAEESSDDMYAAIDKAVDILERQIRKHKTKLQRRYKNGETIRFENIEPLQEEEDRPKIVRTKRFDMKPMSVEEAILQMELLRHNFFVFMNAESGDLNVLYKRKDGNYGLIEPEI from the coding sequence ATGAAACTTACATTTGTTGGTAAGAATATTGAGGTAACAGAAGCTTTAAAAGATGTAACGGAAAAAAAGCTTGGAAAGTTGGAAAAATATTTTCAAGGGGATGTAGAGGGTAATGTTGTCTATAGTGTTGAGAGGAATAGAAAGATAATTGAAATAACCATAAACCTACCTGGAACTATACTTAGAGCTGAAGAATCTAGTGATGATATGTATGCAGCAATAGACAAAGCTGTAGATATATTGGAACGTCAAATACGAAAGCATAAAACTAAACTGCAAAGACGATATAAGAATGGGGAAACTATAAGATTTGAAAATATAGAACCGCTACAAGAGGAAGAAGATAGACCAAAAATAGTACGGACTAAAAGATTTGATATGAAACCTATGAGTGTAGAAGAGGCTATTTTACAAATGGAACTTTTAAGACATAACTTTTTTGTATTTATGAATGCAGAGTCAGGGGACTTAAATGTATTATATAAAAGAAAAGATGGAAACTATGGGTTGATAGAACCTGAAATATAA
- a CDS encoding DUF5317 family protein, producing the protein MFVEAILFSLIIGIIRGGKLKNFKGVNQKTLWMLIIGILMQYILVFLNRIEQMKIVNDILSYTKIILIFSYILILIGIFTNIKFKSLWAVLVGFILNLLVMIANGWKMPILLEGVNLIGFETLYELIEKGKSSFYVAIGENIKYSILGDIIIFANPYPIARIISIGDIIISFGIFAFIQEVMLRETSFIGGYRW; encoded by the coding sequence ATGTTTGTTGAAGCTATATTATTTTCATTGATCATTGGTATTATTAGAGGAGGAAAACTTAAGAATTTTAAGGGAGTAAATCAAAAGACTTTATGGATGTTAATAATAGGAATATTAATGCAGTACATTTTAGTATTTTTGAATAGAATAGAACAAATGAAGATAGTAAATGATATACTTTCTTATACTAAAATAATCCTTATATTTTCCTATATATTAATTTTAATTGGAATATTTACAAATATTAAGTTTAAATCCTTATGGGCAGTATTAGTTGGATTTATATTAAATTTATTAGTTATGATAGCTAATGGTTGGAAAATGCCCATACTACTTGAAGGAGTAAATTTAATTGGATTTGAAACCTTATATGAATTAATAGAAAAAGGTAAAAGTAGTTTTTATGTGGCTATTGGAGAAAATATAAAATATTCAATATTAGGAGATATAATAATATTTGCAAATCCTTATCCAATTGCTAGAATAATAAGCATAGGAGATATAATAATAAGCTTTGGTATATTTGCTTTTATTCAAGAAGTAATGTTAAGAGAAACTTCTTTTATAGGAGGATACAGATGGTAA
- the secA gene encoding preprotein translocase subunit SecA, translating into MKSLFEKVFGSYSDRELKRIEPLVNKIEALDEEMQNLSDEELQYKTIEFKERLNKGENLDDILPEAYAVVREASDRVLGMKHFRVQLMGGIILHQGRIAEMKTGEGKTLVATLPAYLNGLTGEGVHIVTVNDYLAKRDRQWMGKVYEFLGLTVGCIVHGMNNNERKMAYNCDITYGTNNEFGFDYLRDNMVIYKEEMVQRKLNYAIVDEVDSILIDEARTPLIISGRGEQSTELYKMADSFVKTLKGRVIGPQEEKKDPFDREIKEEVVDFIIDEKARSCNLTEKGIKKAESYFGLENLADPNNMEIAHHINQALKARYIMKRDIDYVVQNGEVIIVDEFTGRLMYGRRYSEGLHQAIEAKEGLNIKSESKTLATITFQNYFRMYEKLAGMTGTAKTEEAEFTEIYGMDVVEIPTNRPVIREDFPDVIYKTEEAKFRAIVEEIKQKHSTGQPILVGTISIEKSELLSKMLKKEGIPHQVLNAKYHEKEAEIVAQAGRFGAVTIATNMAGRGTDIVLGGNPEYLAKLDLKKKGYSEEIISVVDSFIETDDEEVLKAREKYKKLYEKHKEETDKNAKKVIEVGGLHIIGTERHESRRIDNQLRGRSGRQGDPGSSRFYISLEDDLMRLFGGDKIKDMVDSLNMPEDEPLEHKLLTKSIENAQKKVEGNNFAIRKHVLQYDDVMNKQREIIYGERKKVLEGENLREHILGMLKNIIENAVDMYTMQSKYPEEWDMAGLENYLVNLFLPKGALKIKNIESLDRDTLVDKIYSIGKKIYEDKEQEIGEETFREIERIILLQVVDSKWMDHIDAMDQLRQGIGLRAYGQEDPVRAYQIEGFDMFEEMNHSIQEDTIRYLFHVETPDKMERKRVAISMSEDKKSNEPIVKGKKIGRNDPCPCGSGKKYKKCCGA; encoded by the coding sequence ATGAAAAGCTTATTTGAAAAGGTATTTGGTTCATATAGTGATAGAGAATTAAAGCGTATTGAACCTTTAGTAAATAAAATAGAAGCATTAGATGAAGAAATGCAAAATTTATCTGATGAAGAACTTCAATATAAAACTATTGAGTTTAAAGAAAGATTAAATAAAGGAGAAAATTTAGACGATATTTTACCAGAGGCGTATGCAGTTGTTAGGGAGGCATCTGATAGAGTCTTGGGTATGAAACATTTTAGAGTACAATTAATGGGGGGAATAATCCTTCATCAAGGCAGGATAGCTGAGATGAAGACAGGAGAAGGTAAGACATTAGTTGCTACTTTGCCTGCATATTTAAATGGTTTGACCGGAGAAGGTGTCCATATAGTAACAGTAAATGATTATTTAGCTAAAAGAGATAGACAGTGGATGGGGAAAGTATATGAATTTCTAGGATTGACTGTAGGATGTATAGTTCATGGGATGAATAATAATGAAAGAAAAATGGCTTATAATTGTGATATAACTTATGGAACTAATAATGAATTTGGATTTGATTATTTAAGGGATAATATGGTTATATACAAAGAAGAGATGGTGCAAAGAAAATTAAATTATGCAATAGTAGATGAAGTGGACAGTATATTAATAGATGAAGCTCGAACTCCTCTTATAATATCTGGTAGAGGAGAGCAGTCTACTGAACTATATAAGATGGCAGATTCTTTTGTAAAAACACTAAAAGGAAGAGTTATAGGTCCTCAAGAGGAAAAGAAAGATCCATTTGATAGAGAAATAAAAGAAGAAGTAGTAGATTTTATAATAGATGAAAAAGCTAGGTCTTGTAATCTTACAGAAAAGGGCATTAAGAAAGCAGAAAGCTATTTTGGCTTAGAAAATTTAGCTGATCCCAACAATATGGAAATAGCTCATCATATAAATCAAGCATTAAAAGCTAGATATATTATGAAAAGGGATATAGACTATGTGGTACAAAATGGTGAAGTGATTATAGTAGATGAATTCACTGGAAGATTGATGTACGGTAGAAGATATAGTGAAGGGCTTCATCAAGCTATAGAGGCAAAAGAAGGATTAAATATAAAAAGCGAATCTAAAACATTAGCTACAATTACATTTCAAAATTATTTTAGAATGTATGAAAAACTAGCTGGTATGACAGGTACAGCAAAGACAGAAGAAGCTGAATTTACTGAAATATATGGAATGGATGTAGTAGAAATTCCTACAAATAGACCAGTAATAAGAGAAGATTTTCCAGATGTGATATATAAAACTGAAGAGGCCAAATTTAGGGCTATAGTAGAGGAAATAAAACAAAAGCATAGTACTGGGCAGCCTATTTTAGTGGGAACTATATCTATTGAAAAATCTGAATTGTTGAGTAAAATGTTGAAAAAGGAAGGAATACCACATCAAGTATTAAATGCTAAATATCATGAAAAGGAAGCAGAAATAGTAGCACAAGCAGGAAGATTTGGAGCAGTAACAATTGCTACCAATATGGCAGGTAGAGGGACTGATATTGTTCTTGGAGGTAATCCTGAATATTTAGCGAAACTGGATTTGAAGAAAAAGGGCTACTCGGAGGAAATAATTTCAGTTGTAGATAGTTTTATTGAAACTGATGATGAAGAGGTTCTAAAAGCTAGAGAGAAATATAAAAAATTATATGAAAAGCATAAAGAAGAAACAGACAAAAATGCTAAAAAGGTAATAGAAGTAGGAGGACTTCACATAATAGGAACCGAAAGACACGAATCCAGAAGAATTGATAATCAGCTTAGAGGACGTTCAGGACGTCAAGGAGATCCAGGTTCATCTAGATTTTATATATCGTTAGAGGATGATTTGATGAGGTTATTTGGAGGAGATAAAATTAAAGATATGGTTGATAGTCTAAATATGCCAGAAGATGAACCTTTAGAGCATAAATTACTCACTAAATCCATAGAAAATGCCCAGAAGAAAGTAGAAGGTAATAACTTTGCTATAAGGAAACATGTATTACAATATGATGATGTAATGAATAAGCAAAGAGAAATAATATACGGAGAAAGGAAGAAAGTACTAGAAGGAGAAAATTTAAGAGAGCACATATTGGGCATGTTAAAGAATATAATAGAAAATGCTGTAGATATGTATACTATGCAGAGCAAATATCCAGAAGAATGGGATATGGCTGGATTAGAAAACTATTTAGTTAACTTGTTTTTACCTAAAGGAGCATTAAAAATTAAAAACATAGAGTCTTTAGATAGGGATACATTAGTGGATAAAATATACAGTATTGGAAAGAAAATATATGAAGATAAAGAACAGGAAATAGGAGAAGAAACCTTTAGAGAAATAGAGAGAATTATACTTCTTCAGGTTGTAGACAGTAAATGGATGGATCATATTGATGCTATGGATCAGTTAAGGCAGGGAATAGGTTTAAGAGCTTATGGTCAGGAAGATCCAGTGAGAGCATATCAAATAGAGGGTTTCGATATGTTTGAAGAGATGAATCACAGTATACAAGAAGATACTATTCGCTATTTATTCCATGTGGAAACTCCAGATAAGATGGAAAGAAAGAGAGTAGCCATTTCTATGTCTGAGGATAAAAAATCTAATGAGCCTATAGTTAAAGGTAAAAAAATAGGTAGAAATGATCCTTGCCCTTGTGGTAGTGGCAAAAAATACAAAAAGTGTTGTGGTGCATAA
- the prfB gene encoding peptide chain release factor 2 (programmed frameshift) produces MEEIYLYKEKVEQMEQILDELGVSLDLEGLKEKIVKLELETYKEDFWQNVDKAQKIMQELKGLNKKVEEYENLKKSVEDLKVLIELAIEEEDYQVYKEIETHYDSISEEVETFKLSVLLNGPYDKNNAILSIHSGAGGLEAQDWAEMLFRMYKRWADRKGFKVEILDYIPDTEGGIKSVTMLIKGFNAYGYLKSEKGVHRLVRISPFDASNRRHTSFASIDVYPELDDEIEVEINEGDLKIDTYRASGAGGQHVNTTDSAVRITHVPTGIMVQCQNERSQHSNKMTAMRMLKAKLIQLKEEEKKEKIEDLQGEYTQIAWGSQIRSYIFHPYSMVKDHRTNVEVGDINRVMDGDIDVFINEYLKQKTL; encoded by the exons ATGGAAGAAATTTATTTATATAAAGAAAAAGTAGAACAAATGGAACAAATATTAGACGAATTAGGTGTTTCCCTT GACTTAGAGGGATTAAAAGAGAAAATAGTTAAATTAGAATTAGAAACTTATAAAGAGGATTTTTGGCAAAATGTAGATAAGGCTCAAAAGATAATGCAGGAACTAAAAGGTTTAAATAAAAAAGTAGAGGAGTATGAAAACTTAAAAAAATCTGTTGAAGACTTAAAAGTGTTAATTGAATTGGCAATAGAAGAAGAAGACTATCAAGTATATAAGGAAATAGAAACACATTATGATAGTATATCTGAAGAAGTGGAAACATTTAAATTATCTGTTCTACTTAATGGCCCTTATGATAAAAATAATGCTATATTATCTATTCATTCAGGAGCAGGGGGCTTGGAGGCTCAAGATTGGGCAGAAATGCTGTTTAGAATGTATAAAAGATGGGCTGATAGAAAAGGGTTTAAGGTAGAAATATTGGATTATATACCAGATACAGAGGGTGGAATAAAATCTGTAACTATGTTAATTAAAGGATTTAATGCTTATGGATATTTAAAATCAGAAAAGGGAGTTCATAGATTAGTACGTATTTCTCCTTTTGATGCTTCAAATAGAAGACATACCTCTTTTGCAAGCATAGATGTATATCCAGAATTAGATGATGAAATAGAAGTGGAAATAAATGAAGGGGATTTAAAGATTGATACCTATAGAGCTAGTGGTGCAGGCGGTCAGCATGTAAATACTACAGATTCAGCTGTAAGGATAACTCATGTACCGACAGGTATTATGGTTCAATGTCAAAATGAAAGATCACAACACAGTAATAAAATGACAGCTATGAGGATGCTAAAGGCAAAACTTATTCAATTAAAGGAAGAAGAAAAAAAGGAAAAAATAGAGGATCTTCAAGGTGAATATACTCAAATAGCCTGGGGTTCTCAAATACGTTCATATATTTTTCATCCTTATAGTATGGTAAAAGACCATAGGACTAATGTAGAAGTAGGTGACATAAATAGGGTAATGGATGGAGATATAGATGTATTTATAAACGAATATTTAAAGCAAAAGACCCTTTAA
- a CDS encoding Tex family protein — protein MNIIKILMNEFKLKSFQVENTVKLIDEGNTIPFIARYRKEQTGNLNDVTLRKLYDRLNYLRNLENRQEEVIRLIDEQGKLTEDLKENILRAETLQRVEDLYRPYKPKRRTRATIAREKGLEGLANTILDQNIKKGFLKKEALKYIDEEKGVSSEKEALEGAMDIIAEIISDNAEYRDLIRKIAYERGIIQVEAVQKNKESVYEMYYDYKEAVKTIVNHRILAINRGEKEKILRVNLVLPEEEILLKLKSLIITNKEGDTFHYLKLAIEDSYKRLIFPSIEREIRSILTERAEEEAINVFAFNLKPLLMQPPISGKVVMGIDPGFRTGCKVAVVDDTGKLLSTTTVYPTEPQKKIEETKKEWKKLIDKYDVDIIAIGNGTASRETELVVADLIKDLDKDISYVIVSEAGASVYSASVVGQEEFPDLDVSLRGAVSIARRLQDPLAELVKIEPRHIGVGQYQHDLNQSKLNEALTAVVEDCVNTVGVDLNTASVSLLKYVSGISSRIASNIIKYREQNGKFSSRNELLKVKGIGNKTFTQCAGFLRIPEGDNILDNTAVHPESYSVAEELLNMNFYEKDIKYLSRKLNVGYHTLKDIIEELKKPGRDPRDKMPKPIFRTDVLKIEDLKENMVLTGTVRNVVDFGVFVDIGIEEDGLVHISELSNRYIKHPKEIVKVGDIVKVKILNVDKSRGRISLSMKQL, from the coding sequence ATGAATATAATAAAAATATTAATGAATGAATTTAAATTAAAATCTTTTCAAGTAGAAAATACTGTAAAACTGATTGATGAAGGAAATACTATACCTTTTATTGCTAGATATCGTAAAGAGCAGACAGGAAATTTAAATGATGTTACTTTAAGGAAGCTATATGATAGGTTGAATTATTTGAGAAATTTAGAAAATAGGCAGGAAGAGGTAATTCGTCTAATAGATGAACAAGGTAAACTTACAGAAGACTTAAAAGAGAATATATTAAGGGCTGAAACTCTCCAAAGGGTGGAAGATTTATATAGACCTTATAAACCTAAGAGAAGAACAAGAGCTACAATTGCCAGGGAAAAAGGATTAGAAGGTTTAGCTAATACTATACTTGATCAAAATATAAAAAAAGGATTTTTAAAGAAAGAGGCATTAAAATATATAGATGAAGAAAAAGGTGTAAGTAGTGAAAAAGAAGCTTTAGAAGGCGCTATGGATATAATTGCAGAAATTATTTCTGATAATGCTGAGTATAGAGATTTAATAAGAAAAATAGCATATGAAAGAGGTATTATTCAAGTAGAAGCAGTTCAAAAGAATAAAGAATCTGTATATGAGATGTATTATGACTATAAAGAAGCTGTAAAAACTATTGTTAATCATAGAATTTTAGCTATAAACAGGGGTGAAAAGGAAAAAATTTTAAGAGTTAACTTAGTGTTACCAGAAGAAGAAATACTTTTAAAACTTAAATCCCTGATTATAACCAATAAAGAAGGAGATACTTTTCATTATCTAAAATTAGCTATTGAAGATAGCTATAAAAGACTTATATTTCCTTCAATAGAAAGAGAAATTCGCTCTATTTTAACAGAGAGAGCAGAAGAAGAAGCGATAAATGTGTTTGCATTTAATTTAAAACCATTATTGATGCAGCCACCTATAAGTGGGAAAGTGGTTATGGGAATAGATCCAGGATTTAGAACTGGATGTAAAGTAGCAGTAGTAGATGATACAGGGAAGCTACTATCTACTACTACTGTATATCCTACAGAACCACAAAAGAAGATAGAAGAGACAAAGAAAGAATGGAAAAAATTAATTGATAAATATGATGTAGATATAATAGCCATTGGAAATGGTACTGCATCTAGAGAAACAGAATTAGTAGTAGCTGATTTAATAAAAGATTTAGATAAGGATATATCCTATGTAATAGTAAGTGAAGCAGGGGCCTCTGTATATTCGGCTTCAGTAGTAGGACAAGAAGAATTTCCAGATTTAGATGTGTCTCTTAGAGGAGCCGTATCTATAGCTAGAAGACTTCAAGATCCATTAGCAGAATTAGTAAAGATTGAACCAAGACATATAGGAGTAGGACAATATCAGCATGATTTAAATCAAAGTAAGTTAAATGAAGCTTTAACAGCAGTTGTAGAGGATTGTGTTAACACTGTAGGAGTAGATTTAAATACTGCTAGTGTTTCATTGTTAAAATATGTATCAGGAATATCTTCAAGAATTGCTTCTAATATAATTAAATATCGAGAACAAAATGGAAAGTTTTCTAGTAGAAATGAACTACTGAAGGTAAAGGGAATAGGGAATAAAACTTTCACTCAATGTGCAGGTTTTTTAAGAATTCCTGAAGGAGATAATATATTGGATAATACGGCAGTTCATCCTGAATCCTATTCTGTTGCAGAGGAGCTATTAAATATGAATTTTTATGAGAAAGATATAAAATACTTATCTAGAAAGTTAAATGTAGGATATCATACCCTTAAAGATATAATAGAAGAGCTTAAAAAGCCAGGTAGAGATCCAAGGGATAAGATGCCAAAACCAATATTTAGAACAGATGTACTAAAAATAGAAGATTTAAAAGAAAATATGGTACTTACAGGGACTGTTAGGAATGTAGTAGATTTTGGTGTTTTTGTGGATATAGGGATAGAGGAAGATGGTCTAGTTCATATATCGGAATTATCTAATAGATATATAAAACATCCAAAAGAAATAGTAAAAGTAGGAGATATAGTTAAGGTAAAAATATTAAATGTGGATAAGAGTAGGGGGCGAATTTCACTTAGTATGAAGCAACTTTAA
- a CDS encoding sensor histidine kinase produces the protein MCYKENKNENYSSLIGIISSNYRGNGIKPYKKYVHEYFSQGGGLLYISSKYKENDTVDCLAKLWELDIVYLCNNGQIIFIPREDFFDRKRINVKEFLQILTKGLNKLNIEESKKKSIYLAVDSFWVDFFKEDFGNLYNNLLKLCRTKKSSAILRYIIEELQEECIYSIFINHEYLFVDGVEDYKVYTPKNLMYESINMVSKYDIMKRMYEKEMMRIEHLKTLGEMMEGTVHDINNLLVTILGYVQLSMNIKELKEIEDYLRIIYRTVMDGQIIVDRFKHHIKGSYNSLKNIYKFNDIVKSCIDMTEHKFKSSIGKKGNLELIIDLQSKGFVYVNEYEIRQAIINIILNGIDAMDEGGQMVIRTYDIGNQAVLEISDTGKGMDEQTKSMIFNPFFTTKGNEGTGLGLSIAKKVFDNHKAKVFIDSELGQGCKFTIYFPLGKKIYKVAELNDREYNIN, from the coding sequence TTGTGCTACAAGGAGAATAAAAATGAAAACTATAGTTCATTAATTGGAATTATTAGTTCCAATTACCGGGGGAATGGTATAAAACCTTATAAAAAATATGTTCATGAATATTTTAGCCAAGGAGGAGGACTTTTATATATTTCTTCTAAATATAAAGAAAATGATACTGTAGATTGTTTAGCAAAACTTTGGGAACTAGATATTGTTTATCTGTGCAATAATGGACAAATTATTTTTATACCAAGAGAGGATTTTTTTGATAGAAAACGTATAAATGTCAAAGAATTTTTGCAAATATTAACAAAAGGGTTAAACAAATTAAATATAGAAGAATCTAAAAAAAAATCTATTTATTTAGCAGTGGATTCATTTTGGGTTGATTTTTTTAAAGAGGATTTTGGGAATTTATATAATAATCTATTAAAGCTATGTAGAACTAAAAAAAGCAGTGCAATTCTTAGGTACATAATAGAAGAATTACAAGAAGAATGCATATATAGCATATTTATCAATCATGAATATTTATTTGTAGATGGAGTAGAAGACTATAAAGTATATACCCCAAAGAACTTAATGTATGAGTCTATAAATATGGTATCTAAATATGATATTATGAAAAGAATGTATGAAAAAGAAATGATGAGAATAGAGCATTTAAAAACATTAGGTGAAATGATGGAAGGGACTGTTCATGATATAAATAATTTATTAGTTACTATATTGGGTTATGTTCAATTATCTATGAATATTAAAGAGCTTAAAGAGATAGAAGATTATTTAAGAATAATTTATAGGACTGTAATGGATGGACAAATAATTGTAGATAGGTTTAAACATCATATAAAGGGTAGTTATAATTCATTAAAGAATATATATAAATTTAATGATATAGTAAAATCTTGTATAGACATGACTGAGCATAAATTTAAATCTTCTATTGGTAAAAAAGGAAATTTAGAATTAATAATAGATTTACAATCAAAGGGTTTTGTGTATGTTAATGAATATGAGATAAGACAAGCTATAATAAATATAATATTAAATGGTATAGATGCTATGGATGAAGGTGGACAAATGGTTATAAGAACTTACGATATAGGAAATCAAGCAGTATTGGAAATTTCAGATACGGGAAAAGGGATGGATGAACAAACTAAATCTATGATATTTAATCCTTTTTTTACTACTAAGGGGAATGAAGGAACAGGTTTAGGACTTAGCATAGCTAAGAAAGTATTTGATAATCATAAGGCTAAAGTTTTTATAGATAGTGAATTGGGACAAGGATGTAAATTTACTATATATTTTCCATTAGGGAAAAAAATATATAAAGTTGCTGAATTGAATGATAGAGAGTATAATATTAATTAG
- a CDS encoding amidohydrolase, which produces MIFIKNGRIFTMTGEVIENGSVLIDNGKIAEVGEDLVAPLDAEVIDADGKMVLPGFIDAHCHIGMWEEGMGFEGDDGNEWVDPVTPHLRAIDAINPMDEAFKEAYTGGVTTAVTGPGSANVIGGMFVAIKTCGKRVDDMILKEPVAMKIAFGENPKRVYESQKKSPITRMATAAVLRETLYKAKVYQEKKEKAKDDPSKMPEFDMKMEALLKVLNKEIPLKAHAHRADDIFTALRIAKEFDLDITLDHCTEGHLIADYLKDEGRGAIVGPTLSNRSKVELRNLTFDTPRILHEAGVKIAIMTDSPVIPLHYLPICAGLAVKSGLDEMEALKAITINPAEIVGIDDRVGSIEVGKDADIVIFDGNPIKDIDCKTYTTIIDGEIVYKMDK; this is translated from the coding sequence ATGATTTTTATTAAAAATGGAAGAATATTTACTATGACAGGAGAAGTAATTGAAAACGGTAGTGTTCTAATTGATAATGGGAAAATAGCAGAAGTGGGGGAAGACTTAGTGGCTCCACTAGATGCAGAAGTTATTGATGCAGATGGTAAAATGGTATTGCCTGGTTTTATTGATGCACATTGTCATATTGGTATGTGGGAAGAAGGCATGGGATTTGAAGGTGATGATGGTAATGAGTGGGTAGATCCAGTAACTCCCCACCTTAGGGCTATAGATGCTATAAACCCAATGGATGAGGCTTTTAAAGAAGCTTATACAGGAGGAGTAACCACAGCTGTTACAGGACCAGGTTCTGCTAATGTAATAGGAGGTATGTTTGTTGCTATAAAAACTTGTGGTAAAAGAGTAGATGATATGATACTTAAAGAACCAGTAGCTATGAAAATAGCTTTTGGAGAGAATCCAAAACGTGTTTATGAATCCCAAAAGAAATCACCTATAACTAGAATGGCAACAGCAGCAGTATTGAGGGAAACTCTATATAAAGCTAAAGTTTATCAAGAAAAGAAAGAAAAAGCAAAAGATGATCCATCTAAGATGCCAGAGTTTGATATGAAGATGGAAGCACTACTTAAGGTGTTAAATAAGGAGATACCTTTAAAAGCTCATGCTCATAGAGCTGATGATATATTTACTGCCCTTAGGATAGCAAAGGAATTTGATTTAGATATAACATTAGATCATTGCACAGAAGGTCACTTAATAGCAGACTATCTAAAAGATGAAGGGAGAGGAGCTATAGTTGGACCAACTCTTTCTAATAGATCAAAAGTTGAATTAAGAAATTTAACCTTTGATACCCCTAGGATACTTCATGAAGCAGGAGTTAAAATAGCTATAATGACCGATTCCCCAGTAATACCTCTCCATTATTTACCTATATGTGCAGGATTGGCAGTTAAATCTGGATTAGATGAAATGGAAGCATTAAAGGCTATTACTATAAATCCTGCAGAAATTGTTGGAATTGATGATAGAGTAGGTAGTATAGAAGTAGGCAAAGACGCAGATATAGTAATATTTGATGGAAATCCTATTAAAGATATTGATTGTAAGACTTATACTACTATAATAGATGGAGAAATTGTTTATAAGATGGATAAATAA